In Bacillota bacterium, the sequence GGTACTTCCGGGGTGACCCGGTGGGAGAGTAGCACGTTGCCGAATACCTTTTCAGAAAGCCTTCTATTGATTCGATAGGATCACTAGAGGGCTTTTTGTTGTTCTTGGTTTATAACGTTGTAATTTGGCGGTTCTTGTGGATCTGTGCAGGAGGGTGCCTGTCTTGCTTGAATGATTACTAGCTGAGAGCATTTGGAGGTGTCAGTTACAGTTAGTAAGGAGGAGTATGCGTGACCGGTAGGTCCAATAAATGCCAGAGTGATGAGGGGTTTAAGGAGTTCATCGAGCTGATAGGTGCGAGCGACAGCATTTTTAGTCTTGTTTGTAGGTTCTTCCACAAATTGCGATGCGGCGTCGCGATTTTGGACTTAGACTACAACTTCTTATATGTCAGTGAGCTCTATGCTCAAATTCTCGATGTAAGTCGTGGGCACTTAGTGGGAAGACACTTTTTCGATCTCTTTGGCTCGCCGATGGAACTCAACATCTTCGAGCAAGTGGTTGCAAGTAACGAGGCCTATCGCGGGTACGATTATCCCTTGGTTTATCGGGTCAATGCAGGTAAAGATGGCCAGTCGGTGCGATATTACGACTGGATGCTGGTGCCCTTGGCGGTCTGTGGGAGACAGCCTCAGTGGCTGCTGTTAGTCCAACGAGATGTAACGGCTAGGAGAATGAGGGAGACAGCTCCCTGTGAGCTGCAGTCGGATGTCTCGGCACTAAGCGGCGTGATTGATGTACAGCTGGGTAGGTTTATTTGTTTTAACCCCGCTTTCAGCAGAGCCTTGGGATATTCCTGCGAAGAGTTACAGGGTACATCCCTGCAGGAGCTTATCGATCCCAAGGATCGAGAATTGCTTGAGGAGCAGTTATCTCTGTTGCGGAAGGGGCAGTCTGTTAAAGGGGTGCGTTTGAGACTGCGGCGTAAGGACAGTGATTATCGCTCCTTCTACTGGAGTCTGTCGGCCATCAGTGAAGAAGGAATTGCCTATTTAGTGGGCCGAGATATCACCGATGAGCTGCAGTGGGTGGGACAAACCAGCTACTTAGAGCGGGTTCGTTTGGTTGGTGAAATGGCAACGGTCATCGGTCACGAGATGAGAAATCCCCTGTCTTCGATTCGAGGCTTTT encodes:
- a CDS encoding PAS domain S-box protein, which produces MTGRSNKCQSDEGFKEFIELIGASDSIFSLVCRFFHKLRCGVAILDLDYNFLYVSELYAQILDVSRGHLVGRHFFDLFGSPMELNIFEQVVASNEAYRGYDYPLVYRVNAGKDGQSVRYYDWMLVPLAVCGRQPQWLLLVQRDVTARRMRETAPCELQSDVSALSGVIDVQLGRFICFNPAFSRALGYSCEELQGTSLQELIDPKDRELLEEQLSLLRKGQSVKGVRLRLRRKDSDYRSFYWSLSAISEEGIAYLVGRDITDELQWVGQTSYLERVRLVGEMATVIGHEMRNPLSSIRGFLQLLLYRRDWPAREEIENAIRELDRTSTVVDRFLDLAGESPKECRRVNLNGIVEELQPYIQVNATEGECKVMLDVHPLPDMSLDREEMMQLVLHLCRGILEAIGRGGSLVLRTGYLGGKVILLVRGIVDLDHHDGEPRSIRPEDGQLSATSRILFCQWIVDRYQGSIAVYEEDLGLSVVVKLPVRTTEEKLEADSQ